One Glutamicibacter halophytocola DNA segment encodes these proteins:
- a CDS encoding ABC transporter ATP-binding protein has protein sequence MATVTFDKATRIYPGALVPSVDAIDLEIQDGEFLVLVGPSGCGKSTTLRMLAGLEEVDSGRILIGDKDVTNVPPKDRDIAMVFQNYALYPHMTVAENMGFALKIAGVDKEERNRRVLEAAKLLDLEQYLNRKPKALSGGQRQRVAMGRAIVRSPQVFLMDEPLSNLDAKLRVQTRTQIASLTRRLGVTTVYVTHDQVEALTMGDRVAVLKDGELQQVGTPRELYDRPRNVFVAGFIGSPAMNLVKLESANEQVAFGSTLIQAPGAQGGTTLGFRPEDIEIVGAGEGVEIIVDVVEELGADAYIYGSAELAGETQVVVVRVDGRTPPARGQKLNIAPRPQHMHLFDTESGLRLSEA, from the coding sequence ATGGCAACTGTGACCTTTGATAAGGCCACCCGTATCTACCCAGGCGCTCTCGTGCCCTCCGTGGATGCAATCGACCTGGAAATCCAAGACGGAGAATTCCTCGTGCTCGTGGGCCCGTCGGGTTGTGGCAAGTCCACCACCTTGCGCATGCTCGCAGGCTTGGAAGAGGTCGATTCCGGTCGCATCCTCATTGGCGACAAGGACGTGACCAACGTCCCGCCAAAGGACCGCGACATCGCAATGGTTTTCCAGAACTACGCGCTGTACCCTCATATGACCGTTGCCGAGAACATGGGCTTCGCGTTGAAGATTGCAGGCGTAGACAAGGAAGAGCGCAACCGCCGCGTTCTGGAAGCAGCCAAGCTGCTCGACCTGGAGCAGTACCTGAACCGCAAGCCGAAGGCTCTCTCCGGCGGTCAGCGCCAGCGTGTGGCCATGGGCCGCGCAATTGTCCGTTCGCCCCAGGTCTTCTTGATGGATGAGCCGCTGTCCAACTTGGACGCAAAGCTGCGTGTGCAGACTCGTACCCAGATCGCTTCGTTGACTCGCCGTCTTGGTGTCACCACCGTATACGTGACTCACGACCAGGTTGAGGCATTGACCATGGGCGATCGCGTTGCAGTGCTCAAGGATGGCGAACTGCAGCAGGTCGGTACTCCTCGCGAGCTCTATGACCGTCCGCGTAACGTCTTCGTTGCCGGCTTCATCGGCTCCCCGGCCATGAACCTGGTCAAGCTGGAATCTGCTAACGAGCAAGTGGCCTTCGGCTCTACCCTGATCCAGGCTCCGGGCGCCCAGGGTGGAACCACGCTGGGCTTCCGCCCGGAAGACATCGAGATCGTGGGTGCCGGCGAGGGCGTAGAGATCATCGTTGACGTGGTCGAAGAACTCGGCGCAGACGCCTACATCTACGGTTCTGCTGAGCTTGCTGGCGAAACCCAGGTGGTTGTGGTTCGCGTTGATGGCCGCACGCCACCTGCACGAGGCCAGAAGCTGAACATTGCGCCTCGCCCGCAGCACATGCATCTGTTTGATACAGAGAGCGGCCTGCGTCTCAGCGAAGCCTAA
- a CDS encoding IclR family transcriptional regulator: MDADRGPRHLSDIARASNLPTSTTSRMPRVLEHWGYVSRASDGQYSLGQHFVQSRVVNDQTSVEDLIDASGPIMGLLTEQTSESSYLAVPSPANTCTFLREVQSSLPVRYVGFDGWEGRTVPMGGSVTGEVLEGRVPDPGYVVMVAVEDPDATVIGAPVRNAQGRIVAALSIAGPSFRMGEQAVAAHGAAVCSAADELSAQLDSRLQPGAL, from the coding sequence TTGGATGCTGACCGGGGACCGCGGCACCTTAGCGACATTGCCCGTGCCAGCAACCTGCCCACCAGCACCACATCGCGGATGCCGCGCGTTCTTGAGCACTGGGGCTACGTCTCCCGGGCCAGTGATGGGCAATATTCCCTCGGGCAGCATTTCGTCCAGTCCCGGGTAGTCAATGACCAGACCAGCGTCGAGGACCTGATCGACGCTTCCGGGCCGATTATGGGCCTGTTGACGGAGCAGACCTCGGAGTCCAGCTACCTGGCAGTGCCCAGCCCGGCCAACACCTGCACCTTCCTGCGCGAGGTGCAAAGCTCGCTGCCCGTCCGGTATGTCGGATTCGACGGCTGGGAAGGGCGAACGGTTCCCATGGGCGGATCGGTGACCGGAGAAGTCCTGGAGGGGCGGGTCCCGGATCCGGGCTATGTGGTGATGGTGGCCGTCGAGGACCCCGACGCTACAGTGATCGGCGCCCCCGTGCGCAATGCGCAGGGCAGGATCGTCGCGGCCCTGAGCATTGCAGGACCGAGCTTCCGGATGGGCGAGCAAGCGGTAGCGGCCCACGGTGCCGCGGTGTGCTCAGCGGCCGATGAGCTTTCTGCGCAACTGGATTCGCGCCTCCAGCCAGGCGCCCTCTAG